The genomic interval GCTTCTGCGGATCGATCTTGATCTGCACGTTATCGCCCGGCTTGAACGCCCAGACCGCCTCGCCGGGAAGCGCGCGGCTCTTGCCTTCGCGCGGCTGGCCTTTCGGATATTCGTAGCGATAGGCCACGTGCCAGCGCGTCTGGCGGTTGATATCGATCAGGCTACGCCGGATATCGATCACCGTAGCCGTGAGCTCGACGCCGGACTGCATCAGGTGCCGATCGCGCGCGGCCGACTTGCGCGCGACATAGATGACGGCCGCGCCTCCGATGCAGCAGACAATGCCGATGAGAGCGAACAGCCACAGCGGCGTGTCGGTGTTCAACGCCTCCGGGTCGGCGAACAGATTGATGCCGAAGGTCGCGGCGAGGAAGCCAGCGCCGACCAACAGCCAGATGCCGCCGAACAGATGCCAGAAGAAGCGGTCGCCGCCCATGGCGCCATAGTAGCCGAAGCACAGCGCCAGCGCGCGCCGAGCGAATGTCGCCGGCGGCATGTCAGCAGCGCGCTTGTCCGTGCGATCTCGCCGAAGGGCAGAAAACGAGGTCAAGCCGCGTTGAGCGCTGCGGCATCGCCATTGCCGTTCAGGGCGTGACTCCCAGATCCTTCAGGTTCTTCTTGACGCTTTCGTCGGAGGGATCGAGCTCAAGGGCCTTGCGGAAGTCGGCGATGGCCTGATCGCGGCGGCCCATGCCGCCGAGGACGCCACCGCGCAACTTGTACGCCATGAGATGGCGCGGATCGAGGCGAATGGCCTCGTTCGCATCGGCGAGCGCCTGCTCCGGCTGCTTCTTGAAGAAATACGCCACCCCGCGCTGCACGCGCACGTGCGCGTTCTGCGGATCGATGCGCAGCGCCTGCCCGAAGTCCGCGATCGCCTTGTCATACTGCTTCTGAAAAAAGTAGGTGAGCCCGCGGTTGAGATAAGCGGTGCCGTGGTCGGGGTCGAGCTTGATCGCCTGATCGAGATCGGCCATCGCCTGCGGGAAGCGGCTGGTCGTCAGATACAGCGCACCGCGGCTCGAATAGGCGTCCGCGTTGTTCGGGTCGATCTTGATCGCCTCGCCGTAGTCCGCCGCCGCGAGATCGACCTGGCCCTTCAGCTGGCGCGCGCCGCCGCGGCTGATCAGAGCATCCACGTGCTTCGGGTCCGCCCGCAGCGCCGCCTCGAATTCGGCGAGCGCTTTGTCCCAGTCGCCTGTCTCCCCGTAGATCCTGCCGCGCGTGTGAAAGCTCTCGGCGTCGTTCGGATTGAGGCGGATCGCTTCGCTCAGGTCGGCGAGCGCCTCCTTGTGCTGGCCCTGCAGCGCGTAGGTGATGCCGCGGTTGCCGTAGGCTTGCGCGCGCTTGTCCTGCGGCTCGCCCGCCCGCTCGATGATGCGGGTGCACGCGGGAATGCCCTTTGCAGGATCGCCGCTCGCGCAATCGGCGGCATCGTCGGCCGCGGCAGGCGCGGAGAAACCGACAATCAGCGCGGCTAAGGCAGATCGACTTCGCATCGACGAAAACCTCTCCAAAGGCTAGATCAATCGCCCCTTGTTGAAAAGCGTTCTTTGCGTGCCGGGGGCATGGGCAGGACTCCGGCCCCCTTGGCAGCCGCAGTGCGCGCCTTATCAAGCTCCTGCTTCGTCGACGAAGCCCACGCCGCGCGTCGGTCGAATGTCCGGTTATGGCGCTTCTCGGTCCTGACGGCTATCGTCGAGCACGTCTCCCTTGGTTTCACGAGCGGAAGTGATGCGGCCGACCGAATCGCGGCGAAAGGGTTCCCTTTTGCTGCATTGATGAGTCCCTGCGTTCTCGACAAGTTGGAATTGGGACGGCTATCCCACTTTCGTAATTCGATATCGTCCGACAGTCCGCTCCTGGTCAAACCGCGACCTCGACCCTCAAGCCATCGAGTGCCGCTCCTTGGGTAAGTCCAACGGCCCGAATTGTTGACCCTTATTGTCGTTGCCCGGCTCGACAAGCCTGCCCTCGGGATCGCCAAAGGCGATACCCGGGGGGCAATCCGGTAACCGCGATGGCCGATGCAATGCACCGCCTCATTCCAGCTCCCGCGCGGTGGCTACTGGATGCCCCGCTTTCGTGGGGCATGACGAGTCAATGTCAAAGGCCGTTGGTATAAGTCCGGACGTCCTTGTTTGGTGTTGCGGCTGGGCGTTCATGAGTTCACGTCCTGGAGCGTCGCCCGCATTTACCGCTTGCGTTGGCGCGCGTAATGGGCCGCGAGGTTGCGAATGTCCGATTCCGACATCTGGAACGACATGGCGTACATCATCTCGTTGGCCCGCTCGCCGGCGTGGAACAGCCGCATGGCCCTGGCCAGATAGGCCTCGTCCTGCCCGGCAAGCTTGGGGAAACGCTCGTCGGCGCTGTTGCCCCTGGGGCCGTGGCAGCGACCGCACCTCTCGGTCCATTCGGCGACGGTGAGGGGCTTGCGGATCGGCAGCGCCTTGGGTTCCCGGGTGGCGTAGAAGGCGGCAAGGTCCCTCACGTCCCGATCCCTGAGGGTCTCCACCGCGTCGCGCATCGCGCCGTGGTCGCGGCCGCCGTCCTTGTAGGCGTTGACCGCCGCGACGAGATAGGCGGCGTCGAGACCGGCGAGCCGGGGGTTCTTGGGATCGCCGCTGTTGCCGTCCCGGCCATGGCAGCCGACGCAGGGGGCGGTCACCGCGATCCCCGCCAAGGGATCGCCTTCGGCCGGGGTCTCGGACCGCCGCGGCTCCATGGTGGCGTAGAAATAGGCCATGTCCTCGATGTCGCCGCGGGTCAGCGGCGCGGCGAACGCCTGCATGGTCGGATCCGGGCGCGTTCCTTCCTGGTAGGCCTTCAAGGCCGTCATCAGGTAGAGAACGTGCTGTCCCGCCAGGCTCGGCATGCCGGGAATGTCCGTATTGCCGTCCTCGCCATGACAGCCGACGCACGCCGCCGCCGTCTCCCGGACCGCCGCGAAGGGGTCCGGCTCGGCGGCCGCCGCTGCCTCCGCCCCCGGTTCGGCCGGCCGTTCGCTGAACGGCTTCAGGCTGGCATAATAGGCGGCGACATCGGTCATGTCCTCGTCGGCGAGCGCGGCGACAACCTGGTTCATCCTCTCGTCTTTCCCATCGCCGGTCCTGTACCGCGTCAGCCCGGCGTGAATGTAGTCGGCATACTGGCCGGCGAGATGGGGAACCCCCGGCTCGCGGCCGATGCCGTCCCAGCCGTGGCAGTCCGCGCACAAGGCCGCGACGGCCTTTCCGGCCACGACGTCGCCGGCACCCGACGCGTCCTGGGCCCGGCCCTCGCCGGTTGCTCCCAGCAAGATGACAGCGCATGCAATCATCAAAGTCTTGCCTGTCATGACATCCTCGAACGATTAAAGCATCGGCAAGTTTCGATGCCCCTGGGGCGGGCGCCGCCGATCGGCGTCGGTCTTACCCCGGCTGCGATGAGCCGGCCGGCTCGTCGACCGAAGTTTCTCGGGCGCTGAATTTGTAGAACCATATCTGATACATCGAAACGATCCATTGGGTGGCGAAGCTCAACCCCATCAGCGCGCCGCCGCCAATCACTGTCCACGCGAAGGCGGTATTGATCTTGGTCAGGTACCAGGAGCCCGTATCGATGACAATGGCGAGGAACGGCAAGGCGATGACCAGCGACTTGAACCATACCGGCCGCACATAGGCATGACTGAAGATCAGCCCCATGATGAAGAAGATGAAGGTAACGCCGAACAGGTGGATGTGGGAGACGCGCACCAGGGTCGCCAGGCTCTTGCCCGTATCGATCTGAGCAACCTTCGAGACGTTTTCGTAGCCGTCGAGGTTGACGATATGCGGGTTGCTGCCGTCGTGGCAGGCGAGGCAGCGTCTCTCGAAAATCGGGGCAATGCGCGTATCGTACTCGCTCTCGTCGAGACCGCGGTTCACCCAGCCGATGATGTCGGCGCGCTCGTCCGGCGGCAGCATCCCCGACATCGGCCCCGCCAAGGCCGACTCCAGTCTGGTCGCCGCCTTGTTGCCGCTATAGGCAATGGCGATGTCGTCGGCGGAAAGCCCCGGCTTGCCATCGCGCCCGGCGTCGACCGTGTAGATCTGGATCATGGCGAAGAGGTAGCCGATGCCGAGCACGATCAGCGTGCCGGTGAACAGCGTCCGCATGCTGAGCGGGAATTCGCTGTAGTGGAAAAACATTCGGTGCACTTGTGGCATCACCCGCGCCTCTCCGTCTTTGTGTCCCCCAATATCACGCCGCCGCGGCGTTTCGCCATCCCCTTCCGGGACGTGAGCCGGCTCGCATGCCTCCGAAATCCGGCCGATCAGTCATGCCCGGCGCGGACCGACCGCTACGCACTCGCCGCGGCCGCTTCCAATGCGCGGCGTGGGACCCTGGTCAAGGCTCATCTGGCCGGCTGACCCGCATAGTGCGAGGCAACGCTTTCGATGATCGCCTCGCTGTAGGGCAGGCTCATATTGTGCATCATCGAGCTGCCGCGCTTGCCGTCGCGGTAGGCCCTGAGCGCGTTGATCAGATAGGCCCTGTCCTGTCCGGCAATCTTCGGCACGATCAGGGCGGGCTGCTCGACGCCCTCGCCGTGGCAGATATCGCATTTTTCGGCCAACGCCCGCACGGCGAGCTCGGCGCTTTCGGCGGCCATGGATTCCTGAACCGCGTAGAAGGCGGCAAGATTCTCGATCTCCTCGTCGGTATTCTCGTCGAGCATGACGCTGTGCTGGCGGGTCTGATCCCGGTACGCCTTGATGGCCTTGACCAGATATTCCGGATCCTGGCCGGCGAGGCTCGGCGTCGAGGTGTCGTGGCTGACGCCGCGCGCGCCGTGGCAGCCGCCGCAGCGGGCGCTGAGCGGTTCGCCGGCGACCGGATCGCCGAAGCCAGGCGCCTCGCGCCGGGCGGGCGTCTGCGTGGCGTAGTAAAGCGCCAGGGCCTCGATATCGACATGGCTCAGCTCGCGCAGCATCTCCTGTCCTTCGATGCTGCGGCGCCCGTCCAGATAGGCCCGCACGGCGGAGATGAAATAGCGCGGCTGCTGGCCGGCCAGGCTGGGTATGCCGGCGGTGGTGCTGTCGCCGGATTTGCCGTGGCAGCGGGCGCAAACCTGCGAGGCCGCCTCGCCCTTTTCATAAGGCGAAACGACGGCTTGCACCTCCTCTCCGGCTTCGGCTTGGAGCAGCGGCAGGCTGGCAAAATAGCCGGCGACGTTCCGGATCTGCGCATCCGTCAACTCGGAGGTCAGATCGTGCAGCGCGGCATGGGTCCGCGTGCCCTCCTTATAGGCGGTCAACGACGCCCGCAGATAGCGCTCGGTCTGGGCGGCCAGATCCGGGATGGCGGGGGCAACGCCGCGCCCGTCCAGACCATGGCAGCCGACGCACTGCGCCTCGACCACCACCTTGCCGGCCGCGATATCGGCCTGCGCCGCGCCGGCGTCCTCCTCTTCCTCGCAGCCGATGAGCGCCAGCGGCAACGCCACGACGATCGCCAGCATTCGCGCCGACAGGCTCAGGATCGAAGACGACCGGGCAGGCGGCGAGTGCATCGCCCCGCGCTGGGCGGAAACGGTCCTGCATTCCCCATTGAGCGTTGTTGCCATCGATAGAGCCTCCATATCGTCGATGTGACGCCACTCACGCGGACAAAACATGCCCGCCAAAGCCGACAAAGACCAGCACCAGAAGCGTCAGGCCGATCAGGATCAGAACCGCCGCGAGGATCTTGGAGCCGACCGCCATCGACCGCGACGGGGCGTCGACCAGATAGTTCTCGAGTTGGCCGCTCTCGGCCAGGCGCCGATATTCCAGCGTATGCTCGCGCTTGAACTCCTCCAACGGCATGCGGCCGGTGAAGATCACCGTATCCATGGGGAACTTGTCGGGCCTGAAATGAACGTTGAAGAAGTGGACCGAGAACAGGAACACGGCAGCCAGGAACGCCTCTTCTCCGTGCACCA from Hyphomicrobiales bacterium carries:
- a CDS encoding DUF3592 domain-containing protein — its product is MPPATFARRALALCFGYYGAMGGDRFFWHLFGGIWLLVGAGFLAATFGINLFADPEALNTDTPLWLFALIGIVCCIGGAAVIYVARKSAARDRHLMQSGVELTATVIDIRRSLIDINRQTRWHVAYRYEYPKGQPREGKSRALPGEAVWAFKPGDNVQIKIDPQKPEESLFFGAA
- a CDS encoding tetratricopeptide repeat protein is translated as MRSRSALAALIVGFSAPAAADDAADCASGDPAKGIPACTRIIERAGEPQDKRAQAYGNRGITYALQGQHKEALADLSEAIRLNPNDAESFHTRGRIYGETGDWDKALAEFEAALRADPKHVDALISRGGARQLKGQVDLAAADYGEAIKIDPNNADAYSSRGALYLTTSRFPQAMADLDQAIKLDPDHGTAYLNRGLTYFFQKQYDKAIADFGQALRIDPQNAHVRVQRGVAYFFKKQPEQALADANEAIRLDPRHLMAYKLRGGVLGGMGRRDQAIADFRKALELDPSDESVKKNLKDLGVTP
- a CDS encoding c-type cytochrome, with the translated sequence MTGKTLMIACAVILLGATGEGRAQDASGAGDVVAGKAVAALCADCHGWDGIGREPGVPHLAGQYADYIHAGLTRYRTGDGKDERMNQVVAALADEDMTDVAAYYASLKPFSERPAEPGAEAAAAAEPDPFAAVRETAAACVGCHGEDGNTDIPGMPSLAGQHVLYLMTALKAYQEGTRPDPTMQAFAAPLTRGDIEDMAYFYATMEPRRSETPAEGDPLAGIAVTAPCVGCHGRDGNSGDPKNPRLAGLDAAYLVAAVNAYKDGGRDHGAMRDAVETLRDRDVRDLAAFYATREPKALPIRKPLTVAEWTERCGRCHGPRGNSADERFPKLAGQDEAYLARAMRLFHAGERANEMMYAMSFQMSESDIRNLAAHYARQRKR
- a CDS encoding c-type cytochrome, translated to MATTLNGECRTVSAQRGAMHSPPARSSSILSLSARMLAIVVALPLALIGCEEEEDAGAAQADIAAGKVVVEAQCVGCHGLDGRGVAPAIPDLAAQTERYLRASLTAYKEGTRTHAALHDLTSELTDAQIRNVAGYFASLPLLQAEAGEEVQAVVSPYEKGEAASQVCARCHGKSGDSTTAGIPSLAGQQPRYFISAVRAYLDGRRSIEGQEMLRELSHVDIEALALYYATQTPARREAPGFGDPVAGEPLSARCGGCHGARGVSHDTSTPSLAGQDPEYLVKAIKAYRDQTRQHSVMLDENTDEEIENLAAFYAVQESMAAESAELAVRALAEKCDICHGEGVEQPALIVPKIAGQDRAYLINALRAYRDGKRGSSMMHNMSLPYSEAIIESVASHYAGQPAR